Part of the Oncorhynchus keta strain PuntledgeMale-10-30-2019 unplaced genomic scaffold, Oket_V2 Un_contig_15352_pilon_pilon, whole genome shotgun sequence genome is shown below.
AAGGTTAGAGGTGACGAAGAGAGAATGTGTAAAGGTTAGAGGTGACGAAGAGAGAATGTGTAAAGGTTAGAGGTGACGAAGAGAGAATGTTTAAAGGTTAGAGGTGACGAAGAGAGAATGTGTAAAGGTTAGAGGTGACGAAGAGAGAATGTGTAAAGGTTAGAGGTGACGAAGAGAGAATGTGTAAAGGTTAGAGGTGACGAAGAGAGAATGTGTAAAGGTTAGAGGTGACGAAGAGAAttgtgtaaaggttagaggtGACGAAGAGAGAATGTGTAAAGGTTAGAGGTGACGAAGAGAGAttgtgtaaaggttagaggtGACGAAGAGAGAATGTGTAAAGGTTAGAGGTGATGAAGAGAGAATGTGTAAAGGTTAGAGGTGATGAAGAGAGAATGTGTAAAGGTTAGAGGTGACGAAGAGAGAATGTGTAAAGGTTAGAGGTGACGAAGAGAGAAAGTGTAAAGGTTAGAGGTGACGAAGAGAGAATGTGTAAAGGTTAGAGGTGACGGGTCACATGATAATCTTTGATGTGTTGTGGTGGTTGATGTTTATGATGGATCTGCTGACACTGACGGTAGGAATACAATTCTAGCCAtctatatagttagatacacctCTGTCTTTGGTCTGAGAGACGCAACATTCTCTGTGATCTTCACAGAACGATAACATGAGAATACAGAAATCCAAACAGGCTTGACTGAGCCCACAGCTACTTCCACAGAGGGGCATTATGATTATGAAGACATGGTAGATGTATATTCGGAGTAGAGATGTGATCAGCGCAGGAAATCACCTTGTTGGTCAGGCCAGTGATCCAGGTCTGGACCATGTTAAGGAGACTGGTAAATCACCTTGTTAGTCAGGCCAGTGATCAGCTACTGGACCATGTTAAGGAGATTAAATCACCTTGGTCAGGCCTGTTAAGGAGACTGGTAAAATCAGATGTTAAGAGAAATCACCTTGGGTCAGGCCAGTGAAGGTCTGGACCATGTTAAGGAGACTGGTTCAGTCAGGCCAGTGATCCAGGTCTGGACCATGTTAAGGAGACTGGTAAATCACCTTGTTAGTCAGGACAGTGATCCAGGTCTGGACCATGTTAAGGAGACTGGTAAAATCACCTTGTTAGTCAGGCCAGTGATCCAGGTCTGGACCATGTTAAGGAGACTGGTAAATCACCTTGTTAGTCAGGCCAGGCCAGTGATCCAGGTCTGGACCATGTTAAGGAGACTGGTAAATCACCTTGTTAGTCAGGCCAGTGATCCAGGTCTGGACCATGTTAAGGAGACTGGTAAATCACCTTGTTAGTCAGGCCAGTGATCCAGGTCTGGACCATGTTAGGAGACTGGTAAATCACCTTTAGTCAGGCCAGTGATCCAGGTCTAGACCATGTTGGACCAGGAGACTGGTAAATCACCTTGTTAGCCAGGCCAGTGATCAGGTCTGGACCATGTTAAGGAGACTGGTAAATCACCTTTTAGCCAGGCCAGTCAGTGATCCAGGTCTGGACATAGGGCATCCATTTGAGTTCGTTAGAGTCGATGTAGACCATCCCACAGCGACTCACTGTGGCTGGGGACGCCACCGATAAGTCCTGGACCTGAGACACACAACACAAAGGTTGCAGAGCATTTACAAAGTCTGGATGTTTAACATGTCACTATTATCTGTTCATGTCAAAGACGTCCATAGTGATTGTCCCGCTTGTCATCAACACTAGAACGCAATGAAGAGGAACCCCTAAcctataacccctgacccctcTCTGACCTCAAACACCATGTGTATAGACGGGGTCAGTTTGATGCGTTCGCTGTTGGCCAGACACAGCATCTTGTTGTCGTCCAGGACCGTGTTCATGTTCTCAATCCACAGCGCGTCCACCGGACCGTCCGACACGATCCACTTGTGGTCATCGCTGGTGTCGTTGCAGGCCGCTCGCACGCTGAGCGCCATCAGGCCGTCACGCCACTCCAGGGTCAATATGTTCACCTGTAGGGGTCAGGGATGAAAGGTTAGGGCTCATGTTATGCACTTTGTGACCTATGTTTGTATATACACATTGGTAAAAACCAATATCAAGTGAGTGAGTAAACGAGTGAGCAAGCGAACAAAGGATACATTGATTGAACTAATTGGTACATTAATGAGTTGGATGGTTAAATGTTAACAAATTAACTGACTGTTTATGGATGGATTTATTTATAGactgattttaaaaaatgtggtattcatttttatttattcagAGCAGCCCaattgagaccagggtctcattcCCAATGGTGCCCTGAGTACAAACCTTTTCTCACAAACAGGAAGAGAAATGTACATTACCAATAACACATGACCATAGTTAACAACTGGCAGTAAATTTGACTCTCCAACCTGCTTCCTGCTATTTAGGGAGAGGCCAGATCTACAGTACATCTAAAAACAGAAGCCCACTTTAAATCTGAGCTTTTTAACTAGCTCATCCATGTGTTTTATTAAACATTAAGTCTTTGCCAATCGAAATGCACAGATATGTATAGGTGGGAACCCGaaagatgggagaaccatccaatAAATAAATATGTAGTCCATCTGAAATTTTTTTTTGAGAATTAGTGAACAACGTGTATTTAGTCTTGCCCACATTAAGTACCAGTTTTAAACCAACCAGGGCATTCTGTAAGGTAACAAGGTCAGATTGCAGCTCTAATATAGACTGGTCAACAGTTGGGTGAGTGGTATACATCACACTGTCGTCTGCATACAGATGAATATTACAAGTTAACAGATAGACCAGTATTATTGACATAAATAGTAAAGAGAACAGGTCCCAGTACAGACCCCTGCGGTACACCTTTTGTAATATCCAggaaactagactgaacaccacCAGAGATCATGCATTGAGTCCTGTCTGACAGATAATTCTCAAACCACTTGCAAAAAGCCTGACCCAGACCTATTTCAGTCAGCCTTTGAATGAGAATATGACGGTCAACAGTGTCAAAGGCCTCGGAAAGGTCTATAAATAAGGCagcagaatgtttttttttatgatcCAAGCTATTTAACACATCATCTAGAATAACCGTAGCAGCTGAACCGGTGCTGTGTCCAGGTCTAAAACCATATTGGTTCATATTAAGAACAGTGAAAAGTTTAAAAAGTTCTTTGCTAAAAGTTGGTTGGGGAAATTGGACAGCAGTTATCTAAGTCAGAAGGATCTCCTCCTTCATGTAAGAGGAGGTCATGTGCCACTTTCCAGATCTTAAAGGAGAACACCAGAAACAATAGTCAGGTTAAAATACAGGTCAGTGGTGCTGtaagtggagcagagagctgcaGTGAGAAGGGGTCAAGAGAATCAGCCCCTATAGCTTTATTAACATCCGCAAAGCCCTCAGTACATCATAGACATCAAATGGTTGAAATGAAACGACAGTATGTGAGTCTGTTAGTGCACAGATGAATTGTCAGCCAGGCGATACCTCCGTAGAGCTCTCCCATGGTGACAGACTTGGGGTTGAGGACGTATGTCTTGACCGGGAGGTAGAAGGGGTTACAACCACACAGTGTCACCTGGAGGAGGGTGGCCAGCCTGCCACAGGGTCATCTAAGGTATCAGACAGGATGGAGTAGACCGTGGTCTTCCCTCCACCTGTAGGACCCACCAACATCACACCATGACGTACTATCATGGTCTCATACAGCTGGatcacctggagggagggagaggaagggttacaaccacacagagatcacc
Proteins encoded:
- the LOC127918954 gene encoding dynein axonemal heavy chain 6-like, with the protein product VIQLYETMIVTLCGCNPFYLPVKTYVLNPKSVTMGELYGEKVNILTLEWRDGLMALSVRAACNDTSDDHKWIVSDGPVDALWIENMNTVLDDNKMLCLANSERIKLTPSIHMVFEVQDLSVASPATVSRCGMVYIDSNELKWMPYVQTWITDWPG